Proteins encoded in a region of the Flammeovirga yaeyamensis genome:
- a CDS encoding M28 family peptidase, which produces MKHLFIAAICGLFLFSCGGAASSSTETSSATVKDKPIPTFNADSAYTYVQKQVDFGPRVPNTMAHDMCGAYLANELARHGAEVTEQKMTVYAYDGTALNGTNIIGSINPEVQTRIILAAHWDTRQVADQDDDKSRQHEPILGANDGGSGVGVLLEVARAIANSPDKPKVGVDIILFDVEDYGRPAFEEDQSGDSGYCLGSKHWAANPHKEGYSAYYGILLDMVGAKNPTFLKEGVSMYFAPRIVKKVWKTAQSKGYGSMFVDQKGPQLTDDHLYVNEIAKIPMIDIIDLDPSGAQTFFKHWHTHNDNMDAIDKKSLEAVGVTLLQVLYNE; this is translated from the coding sequence ATGAAACATTTGTTTATCGCAGCAATTTGCGGACTTTTCTTATTTTCTTGTGGAGGAGCTGCATCTTCAAGTACTGAAACTTCATCAGCCACCGTAAAGGACAAACCTATCCCAACTTTTAATGCTGATTCTGCATATACATATGTACAAAAGCAAGTTGATTTTGGCCCAAGAGTTCCCAATACAATGGCTCATGATATGTGTGGTGCATATCTAGCAAACGAATTGGCAAGACACGGAGCTGAGGTAACTGAACAAAAAATGACGGTTTATGCTTATGATGGAACTGCTTTAAACGGTACCAATATTATCGGTAGCATTAATCCTGAAGTTCAAACTAGAATTATATTGGCAGCACACTGGGACACTCGTCAGGTAGCTGATCAAGATGATGATAAATCAAGACAACATGAACCAATTTTAGGAGCAAATGACGGTGGTAGTGGTGTAGGTGTTCTTCTAGAAGTAGCAAGAGCAATTGCCAACAGCCCGGACAAACCCAAAGTTGGTGTAGATATCATTTTGTTTGATGTGGAAGACTACGGTCGCCCTGCGTTCGAAGAAGATCAATCGGGTGATTCGGGTTACTGTTTAGGATCAAAACATTGGGCAGCTAATCCTCATAAAGAAGGTTATTCTGCATATTACGGTATCTTATTGGATATGGTTGGTGCTAAAAATCCTACCTTCTTAAAAGAAGGAGTATCGATGTATTTCGCTCCTAGAATTGTAAAGAAAGTATGGAAAACAGCTCAAAGTAAAGGCTATGGAAGTATGTTCGTGGACCAAAAAGGACCTCAGTTAACAGACGACCATCTTTATGTAAACGAGATCGCTAAAATCCCTATGATCGATATTATTGATCTTGACCCTAGTGGTGCTCAAACGTTCTTCAAACACTGGCACACTCACAATGACAACATGGACGCGATTGATAAGAAATCGTTGGAAGCAGTTGGAGTGACCTTGTTACAGGTGCTTTACAACGAATAG
- the der gene encoding ribosome biogenesis GTPase Der — protein MKKSANLVAIVGRPNVGKSTLFNRLVERRDAIMDNESGVTRDRHYGQAEWTGKSFTVVDTGGYVVGSEDTFEEAIREQVEIAIEESTVLLFVVDVETGLTDLDREFGKLLRRSKKPIYLVANKADTGEKAMHAYEFYELGMGEPMAIASASGFGTGDLLDEVVSNFPEDEDEEEEAIPRIAVIGRPNVGKSSLTNLLLNKERSIVTDIAGTTRDAVDAKYNAFGKEFILTDTAGLRRKAKAMENVEFYSVMRTIKAIERSDVCIAVLDATRGIESQDLSIINLAIKNKKGIVIMVNKWDLIEKDTNTAREFEKKIQERLGGAAYIPIITTSVLEKQRISKVIDKAIEVYENRKMKVMTSALNEIIGREIERRPPPAHRGHHIKIKYITQLPIHTPVFAFFSNYPRHVKGPYKSFIENKIREHFGFEGVPMGIVFKEK, from the coding sequence ATGAAGAAGAGTGCAAATTTAGTCGCAATTGTAGGTAGACCAAACGTTGGTAAATCTACTTTATTTAATCGTTTGGTAGAACGTCGTGACGCGATCATGGATAATGAAAGTGGTGTAACACGTGACCGACACTATGGACAGGCCGAATGGACGGGAAAATCATTCACTGTAGTAGATACAGGTGGATATGTTGTAGGTTCTGAAGATACATTTGAAGAAGCAATTCGTGAACAAGTAGAAATTGCTATCGAGGAATCTACGGTTCTGTTATTCGTTGTTGATGTTGAAACAGGTTTAACAGATTTGGATAGAGAGTTTGGTAAATTACTTAGAAGAAGTAAAAAACCAATCTACCTAGTAGCCAACAAAGCAGATACAGGAGAAAAAGCAATGCACGCTTACGAGTTCTACGAACTTGGTATGGGCGAGCCAATGGCAATTGCTTCAGCATCTGGTTTTGGTACTGGTGATCTATTGGATGAAGTAGTTTCTAACTTCCCTGAAGATGAGGACGAAGAAGAAGAAGCAATTCCAAGAATCGCTGTTATCGGTAGACCAAACGTAGGTAAATCGTCATTAACGAACCTTCTTTTGAATAAAGAAAGAAGTATCGTAACAGATATTGCAGGTACAACTCGTGATGCCGTAGATGCGAAATACAACGCATTCGGTAAAGAGTTTATCCTAACAGATACAGCAGGTCTTAGAAGAAAGGCAAAAGCAATGGAGAACGTTGAGTTCTACTCAGTAATGAGAACCATTAAAGCCATCGAAAGATCGGATGTCTGTATCGCTGTTTTAGATGCAACAAGAGGTATTGAATCTCAAGATTTGAGTATCATCAACTTGGCCATCAAAAACAAAAAAGGTATTGTGATTATGGTGAATAAGTGGGACCTTATCGAAAAGGATACCAACACTGCTAGAGAGTTCGAGAAGAAAATTCAAGAGCGTTTAGGTGGTGCTGCTTATATTCCGATTATCACTACTTCGGTATTGGAGAAACAACGTATCTCTAAAGTAATCGATAAAGCCATTGAGGTCTACGAAAATCGTAAGATGAAAGTAATGACTTCTGCTTTGAACGAGATTATCGGTAGAGAAATCGAAAGACGTCCACCTCCAGCACACCGTGGTCACCACATTAAAATTAAATACATTACTCAGTTGCCAATTCACACACCGGTATTCGCGTTCTTCTCGAATTACCCAAGACATGTGAAAGGCCCTTACAAATCGTTTATCGAAAACAAAATCAGAGAGCATTTTGGTTTTGAAGGTGTACCGATGGGTATTGTATTCAAAGAGAAATAA
- a CDS encoding lytic transglycosylase domain-containing protein — protein MKSFLWFVLGLVTAGLLTYVFHVVSPNERIIEKVIVSEGEQFSYELDLPKDFEFAGEKVPLDEEDIIERFDREMYVNSYWHSHTILVLKRAQRWLPMIDKILKEEGVPSDFKYLCIIESDLMLTARSGSGAAGFWQFMPSTAREYGLTVTKEVDERYHVEKATHAACQYLKKAKDRLGTWTLAAAAYNRGVTGILKGMKDQKVDNYYDLLLNQETSRYVFRILALKEIMSDPKKYNFELSTHQLYNEEKTRTVTVKKTISNLAEFAKQEGVNYKILKRHNPWLRQNKLTVRKGKSYVITLPQSE, from the coding sequence ATGAAATCGTTTTTGTGGTTTGTTTTGGGACTTGTTACCGCAGGTCTGCTTACGTATGTTTTTCATGTTGTTTCCCCTAACGAAAGAATTATTGAAAAAGTAATTGTTTCTGAAGGAGAGCAATTCAGTTATGAACTAGATCTTCCTAAGGATTTTGAATTCGCAGGAGAGAAAGTGCCATTGGATGAAGAAGACATAATTGAGCGTTTTGATAGAGAAATGTATGTGAACTCATATTGGCATTCACATACCATCTTAGTTTTAAAAAGAGCACAAAGATGGCTACCGATGATCGATAAAATTTTAAAAGAAGAGGGAGTGCCTTCAGACTTTAAATATTTATGTATTATCGAATCGGATTTGATGTTAACCGCTAGATCGGGTTCAGGAGCAGCTGGATTTTGGCAATTTATGCCAAGTACTGCAAGAGAATATGGTTTAACGGTAACTAAAGAGGTAGACGAAAGATATCATGTAGAAAAAGCAACGCATGCAGCTTGTCAATATTTAAAAAAGGCAAAAGACCGATTAGGTACTTGGACCTTAGCTGCAGCAGCTTATAACAGAGGGGTAACAGGTATCTTAAAAGGGATGAAAGATCAAAAAGTAGATAATTACTACGATCTTTTATTGAATCAAGAGACATCAAGATATGTATTCCGTATCTTAGCGCTAAAGGAGATCATGTCTGATCCAAAGAAGTATAATTTTGAGTTGTCAACACATCAATTATACAATGAGGAAAAGACAAGAACCGTAACAGTGAAGAAAACGATTTCGAATTTGGCAGAATTTGCCAAACAAGAAGGCGTTAACTATAAAATATTAAAGAGACACAATCCTTGGTTAAGACAAAATAAATTAACCGTTAGAAAAGGAAAGTCGTATGTAATTACCTTACCACAGTCGGAGTAA
- a CDS encoding LOG family protein — translation MAEKKNKINEEEVERIKEAFEKKDWAEIKSANSWVIFKVMAEFVDGFDKLAKIGPCVSIFGSARTSPDHKYYKMTEEVARLLVEHGYGVITGGGPGIMEAGNKGAHDAGGKSVGLNIVLPFEQDGNPYIDRDKMLNFDYFFVRKVMFVKYSQGFVVMPGGLGTLDELFEAYTLIQTKKIGRFPIVLVGIDYWQGLMDWIKSTLLEKENNISEGDLDLIHLVDTPKEAVKIIEDFYGKYLLSPNF, via the coding sequence ATGGCAGAGAAGAAAAATAAAATCAACGAAGAAGAAGTAGAACGTATAAAGGAAGCCTTTGAGAAAAAAGACTGGGCAGAAATAAAAAGTGCTAACTCATGGGTGATTTTTAAAGTGATGGCTGAGTTTGTGGATGGTTTTGACAAACTAGCGAAAATAGGACCTTGTGTATCTATTTTTGGATCTGCTAGAACATCACCGGATCACAAATACTACAAAATGACAGAAGAGGTAGCTCGATTGTTAGTAGAACACGGCTATGGTGTTATTACCGGAGGTGGTCCTGGTATTATGGAAGCAGGTAACAAAGGGGCCCATGATGCGGGTGGTAAATCTGTAGGTTTAAATATTGTACTTCCTTTTGAACAGGACGGTAACCCCTATATTGATAGAGACAAAATGCTGAACTTTGATTACTTCTTTGTAAGAAAAGTAATGTTCGTAAAATATTCTCAAGGTTTTGTGGTGATGCCCGGAGGTTTAGGCACCTTAGACGAATTATTTGAGGCCTACACATTAATTCAAACCAAGAAAATTGGTCGCTTCCCAATTGTGTTGGTAGGCATTGATTATTGGCAGGGGTTAATGGACTGGATTAAGAGTACTTTATTGGAAAAAGAAAACAACATTAGTGAAGGTGATTTGGATCTAATTCACTTAGTAGATACACCAAAAGAAGCCGTAAAAATTATCGAAGACTTCTATGGGAAGTATTTATTATCACCAAATTTCTAA
- a CDS encoding alpha/beta fold hydrolase translates to MDKKWKKLEKEYAKDGVDMKVRHAKMDSLTVNYLSVPSSKPSNRTFVFIHGAPGSASDFGKFLKEEKIRSKGNVLSVDRLGYGSASGTEYSSIALHAQSIHQVMEDWQNTTEEEQEFILIGHSYGGPIAAHACLSSKEKIIQLIMLAPAMSAELEPMKWYSRWAQSKVIYGLLSSSLKVATDEKAHHADALKEVEDDWSKISTPTIMVHGKKDSIVPFGNMEFVKKHWTAPLSTVILEKKGHIFPFTDPEIVINLVVDTVDKLDKPK, encoded by the coding sequence ATGGACAAAAAGTGGAAGAAATTAGAAAAAGAATATGCTAAAGATGGTGTAGATATGAAAGTGAGACATGCAAAAATGGATAGTCTTACTGTTAATTATCTCTCAGTTCCATCATCCAAACCATCGAACCGGACTTTTGTTTTTATACATGGGGCTCCAGGTAGTGCTTCTGATTTTGGTAAGTTTTTGAAAGAAGAAAAAATTAGATCTAAAGGAAATGTACTTTCTGTTGATCGTTTAGGGTATGGAAGTGCTTCTGGAACAGAATATTCTTCGATAGCCTTACATGCTCAAAGTATTCATCAAGTAATGGAAGACTGGCAGAATACCACCGAGGAGGAACAAGAATTTATATTGATTGGTCATTCCTATGGAGGTCCTATTGCAGCTCATGCTTGTCTATCATCCAAAGAAAAAATTATTCAGCTTATTATGTTGGCACCTGCCATGAGTGCTGAATTAGAACCGATGAAATGGTATTCCCGTTGGGCCCAAAGTAAGGTGATTTATGGTCTATTATCCTCTTCATTAAAGGTAGCTACTGATGAAAAGGCACATCATGCAGATGCTTTAAAAGAAGTAGAAGATGATTGGAGCAAAATTTCTACGCCAACTATTATGGTTCATGGCAAAAAAGATAGTATTGTTCCATTCGGAAATATGGAATTTGTCAAAAAACATTGGACAGCTCCTTTGTCAACTGTTATATTAGAGAAAAAAGGACATATCTTTCCTTTCACAGACCCTGAAATTGTAATCAATTTAGTGGTAGATACTGTGGATAAATTAGATAAACCAAAATAG